The Podarcis raffonei isolate rPodRaf1 chromosome 2, rPodRaf1.pri, whole genome shotgun sequence genome window below encodes:
- the LOC128409063 gene encoding zinc finger protein RFP-like isoform X2 — MAATRGPVQDLCEEATCSICLEYFRDPVIIHECGHNFCRACLIQCWGKSEGEASCPQCRETVEQSSITRNQQLANFVEIIKKFSHPQGKEEGEGKGRVCEKHQEPLKLFCKEDESPICVVCDRSKEHKSHEVIPLEEASQEYKDQISSCLDNVRKEREKILVFKADTEKEIQDLLKQTGAEREKMVAEFRRLHQFLEEQEKRILAQMAEVEKEIAAQREEHLARLSRELSSLDSLIREMEEKLQEPASELLQDIGSFLQRSQEKENLEDPAVAFPPALKWRIWDFRDINPFLEGVMKKFRDTVEYGLQLRKENVTLDPDTAHPLLILSEDQMSVSWGKVCQDLPKDPGRFDTWPYVMGCEGFTAGRHFWEISVGSEWEWAVGVARESVKRKGELTAGPEEGIWRIGKWGDQYRVSSRNGPPVSILGREPKRIRVALNCEGGRVSFYDADTAALLYSFSEASFSGETLQPFFYVRKGT, encoded by the exons ATGGCTGCAACTCGGGGTCCCGTCCAGGATCTCTGCGAGGAAGCCACTTGCTCCATTTGCCTGGAGTATTTCAGGGATCCAGTGATCATTCATGAATgcgggcacaacttctgccgaGCCTGCCTGATCCAGTGCTGGGGGAAATCCGAGGgagaggcttcctgccctcagtGCAGGGAAACAGTGGAGCAAAGCAGCATCACGAGAAACCAGCAGCTGGCAAATTTTGTAGAAATAATTAAGAAATTCAGCCATCCTcaggggaaagaggagggagaaggaaaaggaagggtctgcgagaagcaccaggagcccctgaagcTCTTCTGCAAGGAGGACGAAAGCCCCATCTGTGTGGTGTGTGACAGATCCAAGGAGCACAAAAGCCACGAGGTGATTCCTCTGGAGGAGGCGTCCCAGGAGTACAAG gaTCAGATCAGCTCCTGCCTAGACAAtgtgaggaaggagagagagaaaattctagTATTTAAAGCAGACACAGAAAAGGAAATCCAGGACCTGCTT aaacaaacaggtgcagagagggaaaagatGGTGGCTGAGTTCAGGCGActgcaccagtttctggaagaacaGGAGAAACGTATTCTGGCCCAGATGGCAGaagtggagaaggagattgcagccCAAAGGGAGGAGCACCTGGCCAGACTCTCCAGGGAACTCTCCTCTCTTGACAGCCTCATccgggagatggaggagaagcttcAGGAACCAGCGAGTGAACTCCTGCAG GATATTGGAAGCTTCTTGCAGAG GTCTCAGGAGAAGGAGAACTTAGAGGATCCTGCTGTGGCTTTTCCTCCTGCCCTGAAGTGGAGGATCTGGGACTTCAGAGATATAAATCCCTTCCTGGAGGGAGTCATGAAGAAATTCAGAG ACACTGTGGAATATGGACTTCAGCTGCGAAAAG AAAATGTAACTTTGGATCCAGACACAGCACATCCCCTCCTCATCCTGTCTGAGGATCAAATGAGTGTGAGTTGGGGAAAAGTGTGTCAAGACCTGCCAAAAGACCCTGGGAGATTTGACACATGGCCCTATGTGATGGGATGTGAGGGTTTCacagcaggcagacatttctgggagATTTCTGTGGGGAGCGAGTGGGAATGGGCCGTGGGGGTGGCCAGAGAGTCTGTGAAGAGGAAAGGCGAGCTCACTGCTGGCCCTGAGGAAGGGATCTGGCGCATAGGGAAGTGGGGTGATCAATACAGGGTCTCCAGCCGCAATGGGCCCCCTGTTTCGATTCTGGGTCGGGAGCCCAAGAGGATCCGAGTGGCCCTGAACTGTGAAGGGGGACGGGTGTCCTTTTACGATGCTGATACAGCAGCCCTCCTCTACTCATTCTCAGAAGCCTCCTTCTCAGGAGAGACTCTCCAGCCCTTCTTTTACGTGAGGAAGGGAACCTGA
- the LOC128409063 gene encoding zinc finger protein RFP-like isoform X1, translating into MAATRGPVQDLCEEATCSICLEYFRDPVIIHECGHNFCRACLIQCWGKSEGEASCPQCRETVEQSSITRNQQLANFVEIIKKFSHPQGKEEGEGKGRVCEKHQEPLKLFCKEDESPICVVCDRSKEHKSHEVIPLEEASQEYKDQISSCLDNVRKEREKILVFKADTEKEIQDLLKQTGAEREKMVAEFRRLHQFLEEQEKRILAQMAEVEKEIAAQREEHLARLSRELSSLDSLIREMEEKLQEPASELLQDIGSFLQRSQEKENLEDPAVAFPPALKWRIWDFRDINPFLEGVMKKFRDTVEYGLQLRKENITLDPDTAHPRLILSEDRKRVRKGEVRQDLPNNPERFDTYDYVLGREAFKEGRPFWEVAVGSEGQWAVGVARGSVKRKGEFTPCPKEGFWHIGKWNGQYRVCGLNGRPVSILAGEPKRIRVALNCEGGRVSFYNADTAVLLYTFSAAFFSGETLQPFFYISRKANLRLS; encoded by the exons ATGGCTGCAACTCGGGGTCCCGTCCAGGATCTCTGCGAGGAAGCCACTTGCTCCATTTGCCTGGAGTATTTCAGGGATCCAGTGATCATTCATGAATgcgggcacaacttctgccgaGCCTGCCTGATCCAGTGCTGGGGGAAATCCGAGGgagaggcttcctgccctcagtGCAGGGAAACAGTGGAGCAAAGCAGCATCACGAGAAACCAGCAGCTGGCAAATTTTGTAGAAATAATTAAGAAATTCAGCCATCCTcaggggaaagaggagggagaaggaaaaggaagggtctgcgagaagcaccaggagcccctgaagcTCTTCTGCAAGGAGGACGAAAGCCCCATCTGTGTGGTGTGTGACAGATCCAAGGAGCACAAAAGCCACGAGGTGATTCCTCTGGAGGAGGCGTCCCAGGAGTACAAG gaTCAGATCAGCTCCTGCCTAGACAAtgtgaggaaggagagagagaaaattctagTATTTAAAGCAGACACAGAAAAGGAAATCCAGGACCTGCTT aaacaaacaggtgcagagagggaaaagatGGTGGCTGAGTTCAGGCGActgcaccagtttctggaagaacaGGAGAAACGTATTCTGGCCCAGATGGCAGaagtggagaaggagattgcagccCAAAGGGAGGAGCACCTGGCCAGACTCTCCAGGGAACTCTCCTCTCTTGACAGCCTCATccgggagatggaggagaagcttcAGGAACCAGCGAGTGAACTCCTGCAG GATATTGGAAGCTTCTTGCAGAG GTCTCAGGAGAAGGAGAACTTAGAGGATCCTGCTGTGGCTTTTCCTCCTGCCCTGAAGTGGAGGATCTGGGACTTCAGAGATATAAATCCCTTCCTGGAGGGAGTCATGAAGAAATTCAGAG ACACTGTGGAATATGGACTTCAGCTGCGAAAAG AAAACATAACTTTGGATCCAGACACAGCACATCCCCGCCTCATCCTGTCTGAGGATCGAAAGAGAGTGAGAAAGGGAGAAGTGCGTCAAGACCTGCCAAATAACCCTGAGAGATTTGACACATATGACTATGTACTGGGGCGTGAGGCGTTCAAGGAAGGCAGACCTTTCTGGGAGGTCGCTGTGGGGAGCGAGGGGCAATGGGCCGTGGGGGTGGCCAGAGGGTCTGTTAAGAGGAAAGGCGAATTTACCCCTTGTCCTAAGGAAGGGTTCTGGCACATAGGGAAGTGGAATGGTCAATACAGGGTCTGCGGCCTCAATGGGCGTCCTGTTTCGATTCTGGCTGGGGAGCCCAAGAGGATCCGAGTGGCCCTGAACTGTGAAGGGGGACGGGTGTCCTTTTACAATGCAGATACAGCAGTCCTCCTCTACACATTCTCAGCAGCCTTCTTCTCAGGAGAGACTCTCCAGCCCTTCTTTTACATAAGTAGGAAAGCGAACCTGAGACTCTCTTGA